From Rhinolophus sinicus isolate RSC01 linkage group LG15, ASM3656204v1, whole genome shotgun sequence, the proteins below share one genomic window:
- the CCDC47 gene encoding PAT complex subunit CCDC47, which yields MKAFHAFCVVLLVFGSISEAKFDDFEDEEDIVEYDDNDFAEFEDVTEDSVTESPQRVVTTEDDEDETTVELEGQDENQEGDFEDADTQEGDTENEPYDDEEFEGYEDKPDTSSSKNKDPITIVDVPAHLQNSWESYYLEILMVTGLLAYIMNYIIGKNKNSRLAQAWFNTHRELLESNFTLVGDDGTNKEAISTGKLNQENEHIYNLWCSGRVCCEGMLIQLRFLKRQDLLNVLARMMRPVSDQVQIKVTMNDEDMDTYVFAVGTRKALVRLQKEMQDLSEFCSDKPKSGAKYGLPDSLAILSEMGEVTEGMMDTKMVHFLTHYADKIESVHFSDQFSGPKIMQEEGQPLKLPDTKRTLLFTFSVPGSGNTYPKDMEALLPLMNMVIYSIDKAKKFRLNREGKQKADKNRARVEENFLKLTHVQRQEAAQSRREEKKRAEKERIMNEEDPEKQRRLEEAALRREQKKLEKKQMKMKQIKVKAM from the exons ATGAAAGCCTTCCACGCCTTCTGTGTTGTCCTTTTGGTGTTTGGGAGTATCTCTGAGGCCAAGTTTGATGATTTCGAGGATGAGGAAGACATAGTAGAGTATGATGATAATGACTTTGCTGAATTCGAGGATGTCACGGAAGATTCTGTTACTGAATCTCCTCAACGGGTGGTAACCACTGAGGACGATGAAGACGAGACCACTGTGGAGTTGGAAGGACAGGATGAAAACCAAGAAGGAGATTTTGAAGATGCAGATACCCAG GAGGGAGACACTGAGAATGAGCCATATGATGATGAAGAATTTGAAGGTTATGAAGACAAACCAGATACTTCTTCTAGCAAAAATAAAGACCCAATAACAATTGTTGAT GTTCCTGCACACCTCCAGAACAGCTGGGAGAGTTATTATCTAGAAATTTTGATGGTAACTGGTCTGCTGGCCTACATCATGAATTATATCATTGGGAAGAATAAAAACAGTCGCCTTGCTCAGGCTTGGTTTAACACTCATAGAGAGCTTTTGGAGAGCAACTTTACCTTAGTAG GGGATGATGGAACTAACAAAGAAGCCATAAGCACAGGGAAGCTGAACCAGGAGAACGAGCATATCTACAACCTGTGGTGCTCTGGTCGAGTGTGCTGTGAGGGGATGCTTATCCAGCTCAGG ttcctCAAGAGACAGGACTTACTGAATGTCCTGGCCCGGATGATGAGGCCAGTGAGTGATCAAGTG caaataaaagtgACCATGAATGATGAAGACATGGATACGTATGTGTTTGCTGTTGGCACTCGGAAAGCCTTGGTGCGACTGCAGAAAGAGATGCAGGATCTG AGTGAGTTTTGTAGTGACAAACCTAAGTCTGGAGCAAAGTATGGACTGCCGGACTCCTTGGCCATCCTATCAGAGATGGGAGAAGTCACAGAGGGAATGATGGATACAAAG atgGTTCACTTTCTTACACACTACGCTGACAAGATTGAATCTGTTCATTTTTCAGACCAGTTCTCTGGTCCAAAAATTATGCAAGA GGAAGGTCAGCCTTTAAAGCTGCCTGACACTAAGAGGACGCTATTGTTTACATTTAGTG tgcctggctcaggtaaCACTTACCCAAAGGATATGGAGGCTTTGCTACCCCTGATGAACATGGTGATTTATTCTATCGATAAAGCCAAAAAGTTCCGACTCAACAGAGAA GGCAAACAAAAAGCAGATAAGAACCGAGCTCGAGTGGAAGAGAACTTCTTAAAGCTGACGCATGTGCAAAGACAGGAAGCGGCACAGTCTCGGCgtgaggagaagaaaagagcagAGAAGGAGCGAATCATGAATGAGGAAGATCCTGAGAAACAGCGCAGGCTGGAG GAAGCTGCCTTGAGGCGGGAgcaaaagaaattggaaaagaagcaaatgaaaatgaaacaaatcaaagTGAAAGCCATGTAA